The Lacerta agilis isolate rLacAgi1 chromosome 5, rLacAgi1.pri, whole genome shotgun sequence genome has a segment encoding these proteins:
- the EIF3F gene encoding eukaryotic translation initiation factor 3 subunit F, with amino-acid sequence MAAVAANSPQSAATPSPPPPPPPAAASPPAAASITAAAAVSSAPPAAPAPVPLQAAQAPAPTPAPAPPPALAAPFPGGRAVRIHPVVLASIVDSFERRNEGAARVIGTLLGTIDKHSVEVTNCFSVPHNESEDEVAVDMEFAKNMYELHKKVSPSEIILGWYATGHDITEHSVLIHEYYSREAHNPIHLTVDTSLQNGRMSIKAYISTAMGVPGKTMGVMFTPLTVKYTYYDTERIGVDLIMKTCFSPNRVISLSSDLQQVGAASARIQDTLSTVLQYAEDVLSGKVTADNTVGRFLMDLITQVPKISPEDFETMLNSNINDLLMVTYLANLTQSQIALNEKILNL; translated from the exons ATGGCGGCCGTAGCAGCGAATTCCCCTCAGAGCGCCGCGAcgccctcgccgccgccgcctcctcctcccgcaGCTGCTTCCCCGCCCGCAGCTGCCTCCatcaccgccgccgccgccgtttcGTCAGCGCCTCCCGCGGCTCCCGCTCCGGTTCCCCTTCAGGCCGCCCAGGCGCCGGCCCCGACTCCGGCCCCTGCCCCGCCGCCGGCTCTGGCGGCGCCTTTCCCCGGCGGCCGCGCGGTCCGGATCCACCCGGTGGTGCTCGCTTCCATCGTGGACAGCTTCGAGCGGCGGAACGAGGGGGCCGCCCGGGTCATCGGGACGCTGCTCG GCACCATTGACAAGCATTCAGTAGAAGTCACCAACTGCTTCTCAGTGCCTCACAATGAGTCAGAAGATGAG GTGGCAGTTGACATGGAATTTGCCAAGAATATGTATGAACTGCACAAGAAAGTTTCTCCCAGTGAGATTATTCTGGGATG GTATGCAACAGGGCATGACATCACAGAACACTCCGTCTTGATTCACGAATATTACAGTCGAGAAGCACACAATCCAATTCACCTCACGGTGGACACCAGTCTACAAAATGGGCGCATGAGCATTAAGGCCTATATCAG TACTGCAATGGGAGTCCCTGGTAAGACTATGGGAGTAATGTTCACTCCGCTCACAGTGAAGTATACTTACTACGACACAGAACGGATAGGTG TTGATCTCATCATGAAGACTTGCTTCAGTCCAAATCGAGTGATCAGTTTATCCAGTGACCTTCAGCAAGTGGGAGCTGCTTCTGCTCGGATTCAGGATACCCTGAGCACGGTGCTGCAGTATGCCGAAGATGTGCTG TCTGGTAAGGTGACTGCTGACAACACTGTTGGCCGCTTCCTGATGGACCTCATCACCCAGGTTCCGAAGATTTCACCAGAGGACTTTGAGACAATGTTGAACAGCAATATCAAC GACCTGCTGATGGTGACTTACTTGGCAAATCTCACACAGTCACAGATCGCACTCAATGAAAAAATCCTAAACCTGTAA